A part of Larkinella insperata genomic DNA contains:
- a CDS encoding glycosyltransferase yields MRIIFFNHPTFLGSQSMPRFAHMLTEGMRARGHEVESWLPTPGLFRLPAPQGLKKWLGYVDQFVLFPNEVRRRLKSCPPDTLFVFTDNAQGPWVPLVTDRPHVVHCHDFLAQQSALGKISERKTSWSGRQYQEFIHRGYSKGKNFISVSQKTREDLHKQLSSVPARSEVVYNGLNQSFTLLDAIQSKTALGQKLELDLTAGYLLHVGGNQWYKNRRGVIQIYDAWRGLSDQKLPLLMIGIPPGQSVKDRREASPYTSDIHFLTGLDNEAVRLAYAGASVFVFPSLAEGFGWPIAEAMASGCPVVTTDAAPMTEVAGEAGFLIPRQPADQSEHESWAKAAARVVDRVVRLRGAEREKAVQAGLENAKRFDANQALDQIEAIYYSLLQTEKKHEHTSDYR; encoded by the coding sequence ATGCGTATAATCTTCTTTAACCACCCCACCTTCCTCGGATCACAGAGCATGCCGCGTTTTGCGCATATGCTGACAGAAGGAATGCGGGCTCGCGGCCATGAAGTAGAATCCTGGCTGCCTACTCCAGGATTGTTCCGGCTTCCTGCGCCACAGGGTTTGAAGAAATGGTTGGGATATGTTGATCAGTTTGTTCTCTTTCCTAATGAAGTTCGTCGGCGTTTGAAAAGTTGCCCTCCAGACACTCTTTTTGTATTTACGGATAACGCACAGGGACCCTGGGTACCGCTCGTAACGGACCGCCCCCATGTTGTTCACTGTCACGACTTTCTGGCGCAGCAATCGGCGCTTGGCAAAATATCGGAAAGAAAAACCAGCTGGTCTGGGAGGCAATACCAGGAGTTCATCCACCGCGGTTATTCAAAAGGAAAAAATTTTATTTCGGTTTCGCAAAAGACAAGGGAAGATCTTCATAAACAGCTTTCTTCCGTTCCGGCGCGTTCCGAAGTTGTCTACAACGGCTTAAATCAGTCGTTCACCCTTTTGGACGCCATTCAGTCAAAAACTGCACTCGGACAGAAGCTAGAATTGGATCTGACGGCGGGTTACCTGTTGCACGTGGGTGGAAACCAATGGTATAAAAATCGACGTGGCGTCATTCAAATTTATGACGCCTGGCGGGGGCTGAGCGACCAGAAACTGCCGCTGCTGATGATCGGTATACCGCCCGGTCAGTCGGTGAAGGACAGACGAGAAGCGTCTCCCTACACGTCGGATATTCATTTTTTAACTGGGTTAGATAACGAAGCCGTGCGCCTGGCCTATGCCGGTGCTTCGGTGTTTGTCTTCCCATCGTTGGCCGAAGGGTTCGGTTGGCCGATTGCGGAAGCCATGGCTTCGGGATGCCCGGTTGTTACAACGGATGCTGCCCCTATGACCGAAGTCGCTGGTGAAGCCGGATTCCTGATTCCACGTCAGCCCGCAGATCAGTCGGAACACGAAAGCTGGGCGAAAGCAGCGGCTCGGGTTGTTGATCGTGTCGTGCGGTTAAGGGGCGCTGAACGGGAAAAGGCGGTCCAGGCTGGCCTTGAAAATGCGAAACGGTTTGATGCGAATCAGGCATTAGATCAAATCGAAGCGATCTATTATAGTCTTTTGCAGACAGAAAAAAAACATGAACATACTTCGGATTATCGGTAG
- a CDS encoding CgeB family protein, protein MAKIIYIGELNQGSNAYLRALSLQRIGEYVVMYDPKMVVQKDLNSPILSAIHFRSGYRFLQSKILKWVNEIVVKEKYADLVWVNSGELLGKQCLQTLQLLNCPIVLYNNDDPTGGRDGRRFDMLLKSVSYYSLCSVLREVNIEEYKALGAKKVVRVLMSYDEVIHKPFESLEDIDPKYRSEVAFIGTWMRHEKRDEFLLELIRQGVPVSIWGGRWQKSPYWKQLEPYYRGGALNGRNYVAAIQGAKICLGLLSKGNRDLHTRRSVEVPFSGGVLCAERTSEHQEMYKEGVEAVFWSDAAECAAICKRLLSDESLRERIRVAGMQRVRELGVGNEDICRKIIKVVNEDNMVLQNRSSF, encoded by the coding sequence ATGGCTAAAATTATTTATATCGGTGAGTTGAATCAGGGTTCAAATGCGTATTTAAGGGCGCTAAGTTTACAGCGCATCGGAGAATATGTCGTTATGTATGACCCTAAAATGGTGGTTCAAAAGGATCTGAATTCACCAATTTTAAGTGCAATTCATTTTAGAAGTGGTTATAGATTCCTGCAATCGAAGATTTTAAAATGGGTTAACGAAATTGTAGTAAAGGAAAAGTACGCGGATCTAGTTTGGGTCAATAGTGGCGAGTTACTGGGCAAGCAATGTTTACAAACGTTGCAGCTATTAAATTGCCCTATTGTCCTTTATAACAACGATGATCCGACGGGGGGTAGAGATGGCCGGCGGTTTGATATGCTCTTAAAATCTGTTTCATATTACTCTTTGTGCAGCGTTTTACGCGAAGTGAATATTGAAGAGTATAAGGCGTTAGGTGCAAAGAAAGTTGTACGGGTATTAATGTCGTATGATGAAGTTATTCATAAACCCTTTGAAAGTCTCGAAGATATTGATCCAAAATACCGGTCAGAAGTCGCATTCATTGGTACTTGGATGAGACATGAAAAGAGAGATGAGTTTTTGCTTGAACTTATCCGGCAAGGAGTTCCTGTAAGTATTTGGGGTGGACGGTGGCAAAAATCGCCATACTGGAAACAACTTGAACCTTATTACCGTGGAGGAGCGTTGAATGGTCGTAATTATGTTGCGGCTATACAAGGGGCGAAGATCTGCTTAGGCCTATTGTCAAAAGGCAACAGAGATCTGCATACACGACGTTCCGTTGAAGTGCCTTTCTCAGGAGGAGTTTTGTGTGCTGAGCGTACTTCTGAGCATCAAGAAATGTACAAGGAAGGTGTTGAAGCCGTCTTTTGGTCGGATGCAGCCGAGTGTGCCGCAATTTGTAAAAGGCTGCTGAGCGATGAAAGTCTCCGCGAGAGAATCAGAGTTGCAGGTATGCAGAGGGTGAGAGAACTTGGAGTAGGCAATGAAGATATTTGCCGAAAGATTATTAAAGTAGTAAATGAGGACAATATGGTTTTACAGAACCGTAGTTCTTTTTGA
- a CDS encoding NAD-dependent epimerase/dehydratase family protein yields MKVLVTGSAGFIGFHTVNQFLKHGFEVVGLDNINDYYSPQLKYARLQEAGIEQDEIKWYKPVTSTINSKYRFIRMNLEDKQQLFSLFQTEAFDYVVNLAAQAGVRYSIENPDVYIQSNIVGFHFLLEACRYFKPTHLVHASSSSVYGANAKIPFEEEDKVDAPVSLYAATKKSNELMAHAYSQLYHISITCLRFFTVYGPWGRPDMAPMLFAKAISTGKSIQVFNNGEMERDFTYVGDIVNGIFKTTLSEFTEKPNYRVLNLGNGSPVNLLDFITELERGLNKEALKKFMPMQPGDVPKTWANQEKLIKITKYSPDTTLKEGLRRFTEWYNEYYSNGRMDHIA; encoded by the coding sequence ATGAAGGTATTAGTAACTGGTAGTGCTGGGTTCATTGGTTTTCATACTGTAAACCAGTTTCTTAAGCACGGTTTTGAAGTTGTAGGTTTAGATAATATAAATGATTATTATTCTCCTCAATTAAAATACGCTCGATTACAAGAGGCCGGTATTGAGCAAGACGAAATAAAATGGTATAAGCCTGTAACGAGTACAATTAACTCAAAATATCGTTTTATACGGATGAATCTGGAAGACAAACAGCAATTGTTTAGTCTTTTTCAAACAGAAGCATTCGATTACGTTGTTAACTTGGCTGCACAGGCTGGCGTTAGATACTCAATAGAAAATCCCGATGTTTATATACAGTCTAACATCGTTGGGTTTCACTTTCTTTTAGAAGCGTGTCGGTATTTTAAGCCTACACATTTGGTTCATGCTTCTTCTTCGTCCGTTTATGGAGCCAATGCAAAAATTCCCTTTGAGGAAGAAGATAAAGTTGATGCTCCTGTCAGTCTTTACGCAGCTACGAAGAAAAGCAATGAGCTAATGGCACATGCATATAGCCAACTATATCATATCTCTATTACATGTCTGCGCTTCTTTACAGTTTACGGACCTTGGGGGCGTCCTGATATGGCTCCTATGCTTTTTGCTAAAGCCATCTCTACAGGTAAATCCATACAGGTGTTCAATAATGGAGAAATGGAACGGGATTTTACGTATGTTGGAGATATCGTTAATGGAATTTTTAAAACTACTTTAAGCGAATTTACAGAGAAGCCAAATTATAGAGTGTTAAACCTCGGTAATGGATCGCCGGTCAATCTATTAGATTTTATTACTGAACTTGAACGGGGTCTAAATAAAGAAGCATTGAAGAAATTTATGCCCATGCAGCCAGGCGATGTTCCTAAGACTTGGGCTAATCAGGAAAAGTTAATTAAGATAACTAAGTATTCACCTGATACAACTCTAAAGGAAGGATTAAGAAGGTTTACAGAATGGTACAATGAGTATTATTCAAATGGGAGAATGGACCACATAGCTTAA
- a CDS encoding glycosyltransferase family 4 protein, translated as MAKVGIYYPEWILARHNTDYKIAKSFFRLQDYSENEMLSVASNAYTWSFNLRRIANQVIGLKTPLVKHGLSKKGMEADVIYHYSSPVYPNLFFKALADKPVLVTTGFMTDRYMIEKFGSLPDRQKEADLLASKLEPASMIHFHTENGRQRFLRYRPEFKEKTISIPFFLPDLSGDIEPVKGLKSETIHILFVGNEGNRKGLKELIAAFDLLGATYLNEKKVELTVVSKDKPEPKTNFDITWHVKLPHADVMQLMRKASIFTLIPKRESYGLVLVEAMLSGCAIISDNDETREEIIGNAGVLLSSNTPESISIALKQLIEDAPHRTLLGEKARQSARDRFLPGIVANQYATCFEGLLI; from the coding sequence ATGGCAAAAGTAGGTATTTACTATCCTGAATGGATCTTAGCCAGACATAATACTGATTATAAGATTGCAAAGAGTTTCTTTCGGTTGCAAGATTATTCAGAGAATGAGATGCTATCAGTAGCATCAAATGCCTACACGTGGTCCTTCAATCTGCGTCGAATAGCTAACCAGGTTATCGGACTTAAAACTCCCCTAGTTAAACACGGTTTGAGTAAAAAGGGAATGGAAGCTGACGTGATTTATCATTACAGTTCGCCTGTATATCCCAATTTATTTTTTAAAGCATTAGCTGACAAACCGGTTCTTGTAACGACAGGTTTCATGACTGATCGTTATATGATTGAAAAGTTCGGTTCGTTACCTGATCGGCAGAAGGAGGCAGATCTTCTGGCTTCAAAGCTTGAACCGGCCAGTATGATTCATTTTCATACGGAAAATGGCCGCCAGAGATTTCTAAGATACCGTCCTGAGTTTAAAGAGAAAACGATTTCTATTCCTTTCTTTCTGCCTGATCTTTCAGGAGACATAGAACCGGTAAAAGGTCTGAAAAGTGAAACAATTCACATTTTATTTGTTGGAAACGAGGGTAATCGAAAAGGATTAAAAGAACTGATAGCAGCTTTCGATTTGCTGGGCGCTACCTATTTAAACGAGAAGAAAGTCGAGCTAACCGTAGTTTCAAAGGATAAACCAGAGCCAAAAACAAACTTCGATATTACTTGGCATGTAAAACTTCCACATGCCGATGTGATGCAACTCATGCGGAAGGCTTCCATATTTACACTTATACCTAAAAGAGAGTCTTATGGATTAGTGCTTGTGGAAGCAATGTTGTCTGGGTGCGCTATTATTTCTGATAATGATGAGACCCGTGAAGAGATAATAGGCAATGCCGGTGTATTATTGTCATCAAATACTCCTGAAAGTATCTCAATCGCTTTAAAACAACTGATTGAAGACGCTCCGCACCGAACATTGTTAGGAGAAAAGGCTCGTCAATCCGCCAGAGATAGATTTTTGCCAGGTATAGTAGCCAATCAGTATGCCACTTGCTTTGAGGGTTTACTAATCTAA
- a CDS encoding lipopolysaccharide biosynthesis protein, which produces MSTVSRIVSGSVASWAKIGVTITSQMAIVPLYLTYWSAKTYGVSLAVLALTNLITTLDFGHQTYLQFEFLRCGKENRAELSRYLWSGVFMGIAICLTQLTIIGLILTTGLLPHILDNANNLDSQTIHDAGILLVLQGCAWFISTSIPGLFQRALAPFGYYPRMSWWNFLYALISTFAPVIAVMSGAGLLETGMVSFGGSLLYSSLLYRDMLRLLRKEDVSFRSPDWSLGFRNFLSSLTLSAKSLIESMRHQGVRLVLVPLLGANGLAAFSTMRTGANAALQGLNTLTNPLMPELMRFLHQRDQARSEVAFGTVWVVVVSVMAPAVIVMQAVIEPLFTVWTRGQIAFDPLLFAVLSLSILVYAAAQPAMAVIVGNNLLKPQLRLSITAALVVVGGILLLVPMIGMLGGGIALLSAEVVATIGYRRIAQRWLQENSMEWPKYPAGIATMSVWIAAVGMGGMILFPNAKIAVLAVSLLALIWNAWRYWNALPPLATERVRKMLGNVPGVRKILTT; this is translated from the coding sequence ATGTCCACCGTATCACGGATCGTTTCTGGAAGTGTTGCCTCTTGGGCCAAAATTGGGGTTACAATAACATCCCAAATGGCAATTGTACCCCTGTACCTTACGTATTGGAGCGCTAAAACGTATGGGGTAAGTCTTGCTGTATTGGCTTTGACAAACCTTATCACAACGCTGGATTTTGGTCATCAAACTTATCTTCAGTTTGAATTTTTGCGCTGTGGAAAAGAGAATCGGGCGGAGTTGAGCCGGTATTTATGGTCGGGCGTTTTTATGGGAATTGCTATCTGCCTGACCCAGTTGACCATAATAGGCTTGATTCTGACCACCGGGCTGCTTCCCCATATCCTGGATAATGCCAACAACCTGGATTCTCAAACCATTCATGATGCGGGAATTTTGCTAGTGCTGCAGGGATGCGCATGGTTTATCAGCACCAGCATACCGGGTTTGTTTCAAAGAGCCCTGGCTCCTTTCGGGTACTATCCGCGGATGTCATGGTGGAACTTTCTGTATGCGTTGATTTCGACCTTTGCTCCGGTGATCGCTGTGATGTCCGGGGCAGGACTTCTCGAAACCGGTATGGTGAGTTTCGGAGGATCGTTGCTGTACAGCAGCCTTCTTTACAGAGATATGCTGCGTTTATTGCGCAAGGAAGACGTTTCGTTCAGGAGCCCGGATTGGAGTTTGGGCTTTCGTAACTTCTTGAGTTCGTTGACTTTATCTGCTAAGAGTTTGATAGAAAGCATGCGTCATCAGGGAGTTCGTCTGGTGCTTGTTCCATTGTTGGGAGCCAACGGTCTGGCGGCTTTCTCAACCATGCGGACGGGAGCTAATGCTGCTTTACAGGGATTAAATACCCTTACCAACCCCCTAATGCCTGAGCTCATGCGGTTCTTACATCAACGGGACCAAGCCAGAAGCGAAGTAGCTTTTGGAACCGTATGGGTAGTTGTTGTATCGGTTATGGCTCCAGCAGTAATAGTTATGCAAGCTGTTATCGAGCCGTTATTTACGGTGTGGACCCGCGGACAGATCGCTTTCGATCCTTTACTTTTTGCTGTACTATCGCTTAGTATACTCGTCTATGCAGCTGCTCAGCCAGCCATGGCAGTAATTGTTGGTAATAATTTGCTAAAACCTCAATTACGGTTATCGATTACAGCCGCTTTGGTTGTAGTTGGAGGTATTCTACTACTGGTGCCGATGATTGGTATGCTTGGTGGAGGTATTGCTTTGTTATCAGCCGAAGTTGTTGCAACCATTGGGTATCGAAGAATTGCTCAGCGCTGGTTGCAGGAAAACAGCATGGAATGGCCAAAATATCCTGCCGGCATAGCTACTATGTCGGTTTGGATCGCAGCGGTCGGGATGGGGGGGATGATACTGTTCCCTAATGCTAAAATCGCAGTTTTGGCGGTTTCTTTACTAGCACTGATCTGGAATGCATGGCGGTATTGGAACGCTTTACCTCCGCTAGCCACTGAACGTGTCCGGAAAATGCTTGGAAATGTACCTGGCGTAAGAAAAATATTGACTACTTAA
- a CDS encoding sugar transferase, with the protein MLSVDSEYQTLYVYAEPKPRHYKLAYRTLGKRVFDIFFSLLVTILVLSWLIPIIGFLIRLGSPGPVLYIQKRTGYKGQWFYCIKFRTMTYSPEATFKQATKGDNRVTSIGRILRKTNLDEMPQFLNVLIGDMSIVGPRPHAVQHDLLFWNNMPNYRKRYRVKPGITGLAQVRGCRGETSHDMQMRHRITLDRFYIRKRSVWLDLKICWWTVESMMKGNENAW; encoded by the coding sequence ATGCTTAGTGTTGACTCAGAGTACCAAACGTTGTATGTGTATGCAGAGCCAAAGCCCCGGCACTACAAACTGGCTTATAGGACACTAGGAAAGCGTGTATTTGACATTTTCTTTTCTCTGCTTGTCACAATTCTTGTTTTATCCTGGCTCATCCCGATTATTGGATTTCTAATACGGTTAGGCTCGCCAGGCCCTGTTCTGTACATTCAGAAGCGAACGGGTTACAAGGGCCAGTGGTTCTATTGCATCAAATTTCGGACGATGACATACAGTCCGGAAGCTACTTTCAAGCAGGCCACGAAAGGAGATAACCGAGTGACATCCATAGGCCGGATCCTTCGTAAAACGAATCTGGATGAAATGCCTCAATTTCTAAACGTGCTTATTGGTGATATGAGCATTGTTGGTCCAAGGCCACACGCTGTACAGCATGATCTCCTATTTTGGAACAATATGCCGAACTATCGGAAGCGGTATCGAGTGAAACCCGGAATTACGGGTTTGGCTCAGGTGAGAGGTTGCCGGGGTGAAACGTCGCATGACATGCAAATGCGTCACCGCATCACGTTAGATCGTTTTTACATCCGGAAACGGTCAGTATGGCTGGATCTAAAAATTTGCTGGTGGACGGTAGAGTCAATGATGAAGGGAAACGAGAACGCATGGTAA